A genomic stretch from Argiope bruennichi chromosome 2, qqArgBrue1.1, whole genome shotgun sequence includes:
- the LOC129962101 gene encoding chondroitin sulfate N-acetylgalactosaminyltransferase 2-like, with amino-acid sequence MTVLSDGSGYTKYWKRMRLASRIAIILFSISVVSVILIGRCGLRLDEELRVESSASGPMSPDTGIAMYQMSNSEDESDAARRKDDEQKIEIQRLQNEITELKKKLETFEKLSEDIQPIPVKSVASHNLLGVEECSEYIEKQISSAELKHGVQLNNEYEVIPFSHFTFSRVYPVDLSLGKRVVEKPIGYRRKDLLEVFVRALEIMNKDRQGKFRYAVDDFVEGVFRNDPTTGTQYSLYFRERNASRTYKTLTLIRPFAPIQLVNDKSERTAKRLINIILPLSGRIDKFRNFMDKFVKVGIKHDKRVFLTVVYFGSEGLLDVQQILTKISKDTKFRNFKLLTLNDTFSRGKGLQVGVQHWTKGDVLLFMCDVDVIFSTKFLERCRLNTEPGKKVYYPIVFSLFNPSIVYSLQGKEIPSEAEQLLISRDTGFWRDFGYGMTCQYRSDFLKVKGFDEEIVGWGGEDVMLYRKYVRSKLMVIRSTDPGIFHLWHEKKCDPEILSVDQQRACLRSRALSEASHAQLGLLAFREELKKSEEKTVPPAPEVNNSETGHISENPV; translated from the coding sequence ATGACTGTTCTCAGTGATGGAAGCGGATACACCAAATACTGGAAAAGAATGAGACTGGCTAGTAGAATTGCGATTATACTCTTCTCAATCTCTGTCGTATCCGTTATATTGATTGGACGATGCGGACTCAGACTAGACGAAGAACTACGAGTAGAGAGTTCCGCATCGGGACCTATGTCTCCAGACACTGGCATCGCGATGTATCAGATGAGTAACAGCGAAGATGAGAGTGATGCCGCCAGGAGGAAAGATGATGAACAAAAAATAGAAATCCAGAGATTGCAAAACGAAATTACTGAACTCAAAAAGAAGTTGGAGACATTTGAGAAACTCAGCGAGGATATTCAGCCCATTCCAGTGAAAAGCGTTGCCTCTCATAATCTTCTTGGAGTCGAAGAATGCAGtgaatacattgaaaagcaaatATCATCCGCTGAGTTAAAGCATGGCGTTCAACTGAACAATGAATATGAAGTCATACCTTTCTCTCATTTTACTTTTAGCCGAGTTTACCCAGTTGATCTGAGTCTTGGTAAGAGGGTTGTTGAGAAACCCATTGGGTATAGAAGAAAGGACCTTCTAGAAGTTTTTGTGAGAGCATTAGAAATTATGAATAAAGACAGACAAGGCAAGTTTCGATATGCTGTGGATGACTTTGTGGAAGGTGTCTTCAGAAATGATCCAACCACCGGAACTCAATATTCTTTGTATTTCAGAGAGAGAAACGCATCCAGGACATACAAAACGTTAACACTTATAAGGCCTTTCGCTCCCATTCAGCTGGTAAATGATAAATCAGAAAGGACAGCAAAACGTCTTATCAACATCATATTGCCTCTTTCAGGAAGAATAGACAAATTCCGGAACTTCATGGATAAATTTGTGAAAGTTGGCATAAAACACGATAAGCGTGTGTTTTTAACTGTGGTATACTTCGGTTCGGAAGGTCTACTAGACGTACAACAAATACTGACCAAAATTTCAAAGGACACaaaatttcggaattttaaacttttgactCTGAATGATACGTTTTCCAGAGGTAAAGGCCTCCAAGTTGGTGTCCAACACTGGACTAAAGGAGACGTTTTGCTTTTTATGTGTGATGTGGATGTCATATTTTCCACCAAATTCCTGGAACGATGTCGTTTGAATACAGAACCAGGCAAAAAAGTGTACTATCCTATAGTCTTCAGTCTCTTCAATCCTTCCATTGTTTATTCTTTACAAGGAAAAGAAATTCCAAGTGAGGCAGAGCAGCTGCTGATTTCACGTGATACTGGTTTTTGGAGGGATTTCGGATATGGAATGACTTGTCAGTACAGAAGTGACTTTTTAAAGGTAAAGGGGTTTGATGAGGAAATAGTAGGCTGGGGTGGAGAGGACGTCATGTTGTACAGGAAGTATGTTCGCAGTAAGCTGATGGTTATACGATCAACGGATCCAGGTATCTTCCACCTATGGCACGAAAAGAAATGCGATCCTGAAATCTTATCTGTGGACCAACAAAGAGCTTGTTTGAGATCTAGAGCTTTAAGTGAAGCTTCTCATGCTCAACTGGGTTTATTAGCATTCCGCGAAGAGCTGaagaaaagtgaagaaaaaactGTCCCACCAGCACCAGAAGTAAATAACAGTGAAACTGGACATATCAGTGAAAATCCCGTGTGA